A stretch of the Zonotrichia albicollis isolate bZonAlb1 chromosome 29, bZonAlb1.hap1, whole genome shotgun sequence genome encodes the following:
- the LOC102069844 gene encoding uncharacterized protein LOC102069844, with protein MEVLALTLVTLLALLPPAQPCSSEMNKVKDLLEVNCTGQALSAVPPDLPADTGILLLSDNCLESLSTTAFLSLTQLQDIDLANNGLVALHTGALLLSLKELTLSHNALAALPVLEGLPALTHLAVAHNSLETLAPGAFRTVPELQNLDLRGNKMQQLPQEAFAGLNALKELDLSDNLLKELPKELLQDLKKLETLWLSGNQLQTLPTHFFPKGHFFMYVFLTENPWHCNCDLHYLQTWIQKNADIVYQPERGLEETKVEVAPEKVLCHSPAEHRQKPIIHFKLNCSIVEDVDEEGGDEYNYEEETTEKATMTTFPPHPFIPKEHTTMSCARHGTSSCLPTLTTTRSAPARPSLSTPCTSTLSPNPLLGVLTSIRAPSTNIPVPASLTMTSTQTPSTATILTAATTITLHRPATFDNATSLPTAMSSNPSSTSGHPQTTLAANSIYGSLMGSTGTFPTTSTAVPSTAMLEASSIVRSPCPTLMSANTMLSTHAPTLPPPLDTTHFTQPACSPLPAPPPLCPCSIPGRAVPVLRLQAGGEALQWGQWVLRHCCLLHWVLYLASLALLVLTMLALAGWLTWMCLVGQPSWYQSLQTQEVQYPLLEWKESTGNPMMHLSSFKIPLQQPKFCTIKEVELCPEVTYCTIKDLGVQRSPPASYSFCTTKELWVHHSPLHASVKPFSRKPMVTDLSFLRTPSAYSLDRGVETIGDVRVKYAGNTM; from the coding sequence ATGGAGGTCCTTGCCCTGACCCTGGTTACTcttctggctctgctgcccccagcccagccctgctcctcagaGATGAACAAGGTCAAGGACCTCCTGGAGGTGAATTGCACAGGGCAGGCTCTCAGCGCAGTGCCCCCAGACCTGCCAGCAGACACAGGCATCCTGCTGCTCAGTGACAATTGCCTGGAGTCCCTCTCCACCACTGCCTTTCTGTCCCTCACCCAGCTTCAGGACATTGACCTGGCCAACAATGGACTGGTGGCTCTGCACACGggggccctgctgctgtccctgaagGAGCTGACCCTCTCCCACAATGCATTGGCAGCCCTACCTGTTCTGGAGGGCCTGCCTGCACTCACCCACCTGGCTGTGGCTCACAACAGCCTGGAGACATTGGCTCCGGGGGCTTTCCGCacagtgccagagctgcagaACCTAGACTTGCGAGGGAACAagatgcagcagctgccccaggaggCCTTTGCAGGGCTGAATGCACTCAAGGAGTTAGACCTCTCAGACAACCTCCTGAAGGAGCTACCCAAGGAGTTGCTGCAGGACCTGAAGAAGCTGGAGACCCTCTGGCTCTCAGGGAACCAGCTGCAGACCCTGCCAACACACTTTTTCCCAAAGGGGCACTTCTTCATGTATGTTTTCCTCACTGAGAATCCCTGGCATTGCAACTGTGACCTGCACTACCTCCAGACCTGGATCCAGAAGAATGCTGACATTGTTTATCAGCCAGAGCGGGGTCTGGAGGAAACAAAGGTGGAGGTCGCACCTGAGAAGGTActgtgccacagccctgctgagcatAGGCAAAAGCCCATCATTCACTTCAAGCTTAACTGCAGCATTGTGGAGGATGTGGATGAGGAAGGAGGGGATGAATATAATTACGAAGAAGAAACAACAGAGAAAGCTACCATGACCACCTTCCCCCCACATCCATTCATCCCCAAAGAGCACACTACCATGTCCTGTGCTAGACATGGTACCTCATCTTGCCTTCCTACCCTTACTACCACAAGGTCTGCCCCCGCCAGACCTTCCCTCAGCACCCCTTGTACCTCCACCCTTTCCCCAAACCCTTTGCTTGGGGTGCTGACAAGCATCAGAGCTCCCAGCACCAACATTCCTGTACCAGCCAGTCTCACCATGACATCCACACAGACCCCCAGTACTGCCACCATTCTCACGGCTGCTACcaccatcaccctgcacagacCTGCCACCTTTGACAATGCTACTTCACTGCCAACAGCTATGAGCAGCAACCCTTCTAGCACCAGTGGCCATCCCCAAACCACCCTTGCTGCCAACAGTATCTATGGCAGTCTTATGGGGTCCACTGGCACATTTCCGACCACTTCCACAGCAGTGCCTTCCACTGCCATGCTAGAGGCCTCTTCCATTGTCAGATCTCCATGTCCAACTCTGATGTCAGCCAACACCATGCTTTCCACTCATGCCCCAACACTACCACCTCCCTTGGACACCACACACTTCACCCAACCTGCATGTTCCCCTCTacctgctcctcctcccctctgcccGTGCTCCATCCCAGGACGGGCTGTACCTGTGCTGCGTTTGCAGGCAGGTGGGGAGGCTCTGCAGTGGGGGCAGTGggtgctgaggcactgctgTCTGTTGCACTGGGTGCTCTACCTGGCTTCCTTGGCTCTGCTGGTCCTGACCATGCTGGCTCTAGCAGGTTGGCTGACATGGATGTGTCTGGTGGGACAACCCTCCTGGTACCAGTCCTTGCAGACCCAAGAGGTGCAGTATCCACTGCTGGAATGGAAGGAGTCAACAGGAAACCCTATGATGCATCTCAGCAGCTTCAAAATCCCCCTCCAGCAACCTAAATTCTGTACAATCAAGGAAGTGGAGTTGTGCCCTGAGGTTACATACTGCACAATTAAAGATCTGGGGGTACAGCGCAGTCCTCCTGCAAGTTACTCCTTCTGCACCACAAAGGAGTTGTGGGTTCACCACAGTCCTCTGCATGCATCAGTCAAGCCTTTCTCCAGGAAGCCGATGGTCACAGACCTTAGCTTCCTGAGGACCCCATCTGCCTACAGCCTAGACAGGGGTGTTGAGACCATTGGTGATGTCAGAGTGAAATATGCAGGTAACACCATGTAA